The following DNA comes from Bathymodiolus thermophilus thioautotrophic gill symbiont.
AAGCGCATTATGGACGGTGAAGGTAAGGCGGATGACATTGATTTATTATTAGGTGTGAGTGATAAAATTATGGGCAATACGATTTGTGCGCTTGGTGATGCGGCTGCTATGCCAGTAGAGAGTTTTTTGCGATGTTTCCGTGAAGAATTTGAATATTATATTGAACACGGCAAGAGTATGGTGGAAGGATAATGGCTGATATTGAAATTGAAATTGATGGTAACTTAGTCAACGCCAAAGCAGGCGAGATGCTGATTGCTGTTACAGACAGAGAAGGCATTAGTGTGCCAAGATTTTGCTATCATAAAAAACTCTCAGTTGCAGCAAGTTGCCGGATGTGCTTGGTGGATGTAGAAGGTGCACCAAAGCCACAACCTGCTTGCTCCACACCTGTTAATGAGGGTATGAAGGTGCATACTCAAAACGAGAGAGCCAAGGCTTCGCAACAAGCAGTAATGGAATTTTTGCTTATTAATCATCCACTTGATTGCCCAATTTGTGATCAAGGTGGCGAGTGTGAATTACAAGATGTGGCAATGGGCTATGGCTCAGATGTTTCACGATTTAGCGAAGGCAAGCGGGTGGTTAATGATGGCGATATTGGTCCTTTAATTCAAACCGATATGACCCGTTGTATTCATTGCACCCGTTGCGTGCGTTTTGGCGCTGAGATTGGTGGCATTATGGAAATGGGCGGTACGGGTCGTGGTGAAGATTTGAAGATTGAACCATTTTTAGCCGAGGGCATTCAATCAGAACTTTCGGGTAATATGATTGATGTTTGTCCAGTGGGTGCGTTGACTTCCAAGCCATTTCGTTATGAATTAAGGACATGGCAGATGAATTCTGTCGCCAATATTGCCAGACACGATTTGGTTGGTTCCAGTATTTATACGCAGACTTATAAAGGTAAGGTTAAACGCATTGTTGCTAAAGACAATGAGAATGTGAATGAAACTTGGATTTCTGATAAAGATCGTTTTTCCTATGAAGGTTTGGCACATGAAAACAGATTGCTTACTCCACAAATTAAAGTAGAGGACAGATGGCAAGAAGTTGAATGGAGTGTGGCACTTGATTTTGCTGTGCGTGGTTTGGCTAATAATGTGCTGAATACTCGTCAAGCTAATAAATTGGGTGCATTGGCTTCAAATACAGCAACGCTTGAGGAATTTCATTTATTGCAAAAACTGTTAAGAGAAGTAGGTTCTGAAAATATTGACTATCGCCTGAATGTCAAGGATTTAAATAATACAATTGCCCTAGAATCCAATATCAAATTAGTGGCATTAGAAGGCGTTGACCATGCATTAATTATTGCCTCTAATCCAAGGTTGGAGCAGCCTATGATTAACCATCGTTTGCGCAAAGCGTCATTGTCTGGTGCTAGCATTGATGTGATTAATGTCATGGCATTTGATTTTAATTATCGCTTAAACAGTGAAAATATCATTGCGCCAAATCGGACAGCACTCATATTGGCAGAGGTGTTAAAGTCAATTTTACAAACCTCTAATGCGGAAATTCCAGAATTTTTAAGCACAATTAAAGTGAGTGATGTGGCAAAAAAATTGGCAGATAATTTAGTAAATTCAGACCACTCAACCATTATTTTGGGTGAACATATTATTAACAACCCTCAAGCCTCAAGCATTGCACAATTAATCAGTAAAATTGCCCAACAAACCAATTCTACAACGCTAAATATGAGTGCAACGGCAAATTCAATGGCAGGTGCATTAACAGGATTTGTCCCTGGCAAAGGGGGCTTAGATGCAAATGCAATGTTGGCAACGGATTTAAAGGCCACTGTTTTATTAGATGTGTATCCGCAGTTTGATTTTCATAATTCTGTTCAAGCGCTTGAGGCGTTAAATAATAAAGACAATTTCGTTATTTCTTTAAATAGTTTTAAAGACGAGGCAATTGCTCAATATTCGGATGTATTATTGCCAATCGCAAGTTTTTACGAAACCTCAGGATCTCATGTTAATATTGAGGGTGCAGTGCAGTCATTTTCAGCATCTGTTAGTGCACCAAGTAAGGTTAAGCCAGCGTGGAAAGTGCTAAAAGTATTAGCAGATTTGCTAGAGTTACCGGGGTTCCATTTTGCTAATTCTGTGCAAGTTGCTAATGAAATCTCAAATCAGAGTCATAAGCAACAAGAAGATGACAAAGATATTGATACAACAGTTAAACAAGGTGTGAGTGTAATTTGGCAAAAATCACCTTATGCGACGGATGTTTTGTCCCGACATGCAAATTCATTGCAAGCCACTAAAATTGGGAAAATACACAGTGCATCAATGAACAAAGCCACCGCTAAAACGCTGGAAGTATCCGTAGGTGAGCATTATTTGGGTGTGCCAGTTTTGATTAGTGAAGCAGTTGCTGATTATTGTGTTTTTGTTAATGCAAACCAATCAACTGGAGGTAAATCATGATAGAAATTTGGCAATGGATACACGACTTAATACCTTGGTTTGATGGGGCAATTGCCACTATTTTAATTATTTTAATTAAGGCCATTGCTTTAGTGGTGCCGTTAATGCTGGTAGTGGCTTATTTCACTTATGCTGAGCGCAAGGTGATTGGTTATATGCAATTGCGCATCGGCCCTAATCGTGTTGGGCCAAAAGGCTGGCTACAGCCAATTGCAGATGCTTTAAAGTTGATGACTAAAGAAATTATATTTCCAAGTAAAGCGAATATTTATCTGTTTTTATTGGCACCAGTATTGGCGATTGCGCCTGCGATTGCAATTTGGGCGGTGATTCCTTTTGACGAAGGTGTTTATGTTGCTAATTTGGATATTAGTTTGTTGTATGTGTTGGCAATTGGTTCGGTAGGGGTTTATGGTATTATTTTAGCAGGTTGGGCATCAAATTCTAAGTATCCGTTATTAGGTGCATTGCGTAGTGCATCGTTGCTGGTTTCTTATGAAATTGTCATAGGTTTTGCTTTGGTAACTGTGGTTATGATTGCAGGCAGTGTGAATCTGAATGATATAGTAATGGCACAAAAAGGGGGGATTTTAAATTGGTATTGGATCCCCTTATTTCCGATGATGATTATCTTTTTTATCTCGGCTTTGGTGGAAACCAATCGGGCGCCATTTGATGTGGTTGAAGGGGAATCTGAGATTGTCGGTGGCACACATGTTGAATATTCGGGCATGACCTTTGCCGTGTTCTTTTTGGCGGAATATGCCAATATGATTTTTATGGCAGTGTTGGCAGTGATATTATTTTTTGGCGGTTGGCACTCTCCATTTGAGGGTGTTGCTTATTTAGAGTCGGGTTTTGCTTGGGTGCCGGGTATTATTT
Coding sequences within:
- the nuoG gene encoding NADH-quinone oxidoreductase subunit NuoG, yielding MADIEIEIDGNLVNAKAGEMLIAVTDREGISVPRFCYHKKLSVAASCRMCLVDVEGAPKPQPACSTPVNEGMKVHTQNERAKASQQAVMEFLLINHPLDCPICDQGGECELQDVAMGYGSDVSRFSEGKRVVNDGDIGPLIQTDMTRCIHCTRCVRFGAEIGGIMEMGGTGRGEDLKIEPFLAEGIQSELSGNMIDVCPVGALTSKPFRYELRTWQMNSVANIARHDLVGSSIYTQTYKGKVKRIVAKDNENVNETWISDKDRFSYEGLAHENRLLTPQIKVEDRWQEVEWSVALDFAVRGLANNVLNTRQANKLGALASNTATLEEFHLLQKLLREVGSENIDYRLNVKDLNNTIALESNIKLVALEGVDHALIIASNPRLEQPMINHRLRKASLSGASIDVINVMAFDFNYRLNSENIIAPNRTALILAEVLKSILQTSNAEIPEFLSTIKVSDVAKKLADNLVNSDHSTIILGEHIINNPQASSIAQLISKIAQQTNSTTLNMSATANSMAGALTGFVPGKGGLDANAMLATDLKATVLLDVYPQFDFHNSVQALEALNNKDNFVISLNSFKDEAIAQYSDVLLPIASFYETSGSHVNIEGAVQSFSASVSAPSKVKPAWKVLKVLADLLELPGFHFANSVQVANEISNQSHKQQEDDKDIDTTVKQGVSVIWQKSPYATDVLSRHANSLQATKIGKIHSASMNKATAKTLEVSVGEHYLGVPVLISEAVADYCVFVNANQSTGGKS
- the nuoH gene encoding NADH-quinone oxidoreductase subunit NuoH, with the protein product MIEIWQWIHDLIPWFDGAIATILIILIKAIALVVPLMLVVAYFTYAERKVIGYMQLRIGPNRVGPKGWLQPIADALKLMTKEIIFPSKANIYLFLLAPVLAIAPAIAIWAVIPFDEGVYVANLDISLLYVLAIGSVGVYGIILAGWASNSKYPLLGALRSASLLVSYEIVIGFALVTVVMIAGSVNLNDIVMAQKGGILNWYWIPLFPMMIIFFISALVETNRAPFDVVEGESEIVGGTHVEYSGMTFAVFFLAEYANMIFMAVLAVILFFGGWHSPFEGVAYLESGFAWVPGIIWLLAKSTFFMFLYLWVRATFPRFRYDQIMRLSWKVFLPWTIVWIFVVALMTQLKIGPWF